TTTGAGCGGCTTGGCGCCCTTGGTCAGATCGGCAAAGTCGCTGACGCTCGCCCCGCGGCGGCCAGGCGTAGTCGGATTGTAACGGCGAATTCCCATGTTTCTTAGGCTACAGGCTGTAGGCTACAGGCTGTAGGTTCCAAAGTTCTTGGTCTAGTTCGAGTTCGGCAACAAATGCCGTCCCTGTCGTCTGTAGCCTGTCGCCTTCAGCCTTCTTAAAAGAAATTGATCCGCGATTCCGAATCGAGCGTTACCACCGCTTTCTTCCAGTCGTTGGTTCGGCCGGCATGAAAACGGCTGCGGCGGGGCTTGCCGCGGCGGTTTTGAATATTCACTCGAACCACCTTGACGTTGAACAATTCCTCGACGGCCCGATGCACGTCGCGCTTGTTCGCCAGCTTATTCACCTCGAACGCATACGCATTGTGCCGTGTCGAGCGATGCACGCCCTTCTCGGTCACCAGCGGACGAAGGATGATCTGATGCGGCACCAAGTGCAGCTTGCCTTCGGCGGCCGTCTCATGCATCGCCGGCGTCAATTGGTGTGTCATCGTCGGTAAGCTTCCAATCGTGTATCGAATATCATTCGCCGCGAAACCCGCCGTCCAGCGGCGGGGCCGACGCATCATGCACTTTCGGTCTCGGCTTGCCGGGCGCCGTTCAGGGCTTTGGCTTGCTCTTTGATCTTGTCCAGCGCGGTCTTGGTCACCAGCAATTGCGATGGCCGAAGCACGAGCCAGGCATTCAAATCGCCGACCGGAACGACGCTGACATTCGGAATATTCCGGGCCGATTTGTAAACATTCGCATCGTGCGCCGCGGTGGCCACCAGCAGCGAGCGGCCCTCGTGCTTCAAGGCGCCGATGATGGCCGTCATGTCGCGAGTTTTCGGGGCGTCGAACTTCAATTCATCGACCACCGTGATCTGTCCGTCGCGAAGCTTCGACGCCAGCGCCATGCGTGTGGCCAGTTGCAAGGCCTTGCGCGGGAGGCGGTAGCTCCAATCGCGGGGCGATTTGGCGAAAATGTGGCCGCCGCCCCGACGGATGCCGCTGCGACGCGAGCCCGCCCGGGCATTGCCCGTCCCCTTCTGGCGATACATCTTTTTCGTCGTGCCGGCCACCATCCCGCGGCTCTTGGTCTGCGCCGTCCCCAGCCGCAAATTCGACTGATACATCACCACGGCATCGTGCAGCAACTGCTTATTGATGCGCGGAGCGAGATCCGTCGGATCGATGTCGTAGGTTCCGACTTCTTTGCCCGTTCGATCGTAAACTGTCAAGCTGGCCATGCGATGGGGGATTAGGGTTAGGGGCTAGGGCTAGGGCTAGGGGGGTAATTTGGCTCTCGTTTGGGATCAAGGCGGCAATTCAGTTCCTCACCCTATCCCCTCGCCCTCACCCTACATCTTGTTCGATTGCTTCACGAATACGTATCCGCCGTTGGGGCCGGGCACGGCGCCGCGAATCAATAGCAGATTGTGCTCGGAGTCGATCCGCACCAGCTTCAAATTGCGATTCGTGGTCCGTTCGTTGCCGTAGCGGCCGGCCATGCGTTTGCCCTTGAACACACGCGCGGGAAACGTGTTCATGCTGGTTCCGCCGCCGTGGCGGTGCACCTTTTTCACGCCGTGGGTGGCTCGCTGGCCTTTGAAATTGTGCCGCCGCATGACGCCCGACGTGCCGCGGCCTTTGCTCGTGCCGGTGACGTCGACCGCCGTGATTTCTTTGAAAATGTCGACCTTCAGCAATTGGCCGACGGAAAAGCCCTCGATCGGACCGCGCAGCTCGCCGACAAACCGTTTCGGCTCGCAATCCGCTTTGGCGAGAGGCTCGACGCCAGCTTTGGCTTGAGCCTTGGCACGCTTGCTATCCAAGCGGGCGACTTGGCCACGCTGGGCGCGGCTGGCAAGGCGGCGGGGTTTGTCGAGATAGCCCAACTGCACCGCTTCGTATCCGTCTCGGTCCTTCGTGCGCAATTGCAGCACGTGGCACGGCCCGGCCTCGACCACGGTCACCGGAATGGCGGCTCCGGCTTCGTCAAAAATCTGAGTCATCCCGACCTTACGGCCGAGTAATCCAATGGGCATCGCTCGAATTCCCTGCTCGCTCTCGCCCGCGGGAGGCTCGGGGACCAAAGGTTCTTAGAACCGGCCCCGACTTACCCGCAAAGCTTCCGTGGCATAAATGCTTCCGATGTTGAGTAGTTGGCTCGCTCCGCGTCGTCCGCCCGTTCCGCGGCAGGCATATTCCGTATGCCGTCCGCGGTAGTATGGGCTACGGCATACGGAGTATGCCTTCTACTTTCTAATGTCGGCCGCTGGCCTTGATCTTGATATCCACCCCCGCCGGCAAACTCAACTTGTTCAACGCTTCGATCGTTTTGGCTGTCGCCTGCACGATATCGATCAGCCGCTTGTGTGTGCGAATCTCGAACTGCTGCCGGGCCTTCTTGTCCACGTGTGGACTGGAAAGCACCGTGTAGCGCTCGATCCGAGTGGGCAACGGAATCGGACCATGCACTTCCGAATTCGTCCGCTTGGCGGTGTCGACGATTTCCGCCGCGCTTTGATCGAGCACGGAGTGGTCGTACGCCTCCATCCGGATGCGAATCATTTCGTGCGAGTGTCCAGCCACCGTCGTTCTCCGCTCAGGATTTGAATCCGGCACACCGCCTGGGCACGCGGCGAACGCGGGCAAATCCGGTCTCTCATGGAAACCATATCGCCACGCATCACGCACCCCACGCTAACCAAGCCCCCGTTAGGGAAGCCAGCAATCTTAAAACCTCGGCCGCAGCCTGTCAACGGCCGATACGGCGAAATTTCTTTTCGGCGCAACCATTTCCCGCTCACGCGATTTGGATAAAGGGATCGAGTGGCGCGATGGATGGCTGCCACGTCCCGCTGCCTTCAGCGGGCATGCGCAATCTTGATGGGGCCAACATGCCCACGCAAAGTCGTGGCCATGCCACCCGGCGCAATGCTCGACGCGAACTGCGGCGATCAAGCCGCGCGGCGGTGAGATGCGGCTGGGGCGAGCGATGGCAACGTGCTGGGCGGCAATTTGCGCCATACGGTTTTTGCACCGTTGGCTTCGGCCGCGTAGAGCATTGCCGCGGGCGACAGCATACGCGGAATATAGTGCCAGGCTTCGCCAAGTCGCTCGACCACACGTTCCGCAGAGACGAGCACCAATTCATTGCCCGGCAGAGCGTTGGCCGAGCGAACCAGCGACTGCACGGCGTCGCCGGGAATCAGGTGCACCCGGGCGCCGGTGGCGCGCAGCATTCGATACGCTTGCTTAAGCGAAACCGCCGCGGTTTCCGATCTTGGTCCGGCTTCGAACAAATCGACGCCGATGTAGCGAATTTCGGACGCCGCATGGTATCGCCGAGCAAGGCGGATCATTCGCAACCCACGCCGCAAATCGCCGATGCCGATCTCCATGATTCGCCGCACTTTCGTCTTCCGAATAGCGCGAAACAAAACGCGTTCGCCGGAAGGTTGGGAAAGATAGGCCAACCAAATAGATTCGAGTGAATTCACGGCGGGCAGGATCCGTTCGGGCAGCCGTTCAGGAAAAGGTTCTACTCTCTCAATTTCGGCCAGCGCAGGACGCCGAGTTGACCAGAAGTCGGCCCCGTTCCACCTTCCCGTGGGTGCGCCGCACGAACCTGCGAAGATGCGGCCGCAGAACCGCCGAACAACACCAAAAACGGTCGAACGCGATGTTTTTTTTCGCGACGATCGTCCCGCTGCCAGCGCTATTTGGCGACTTTGAGAAATTCACTTTGGTAGTAATCGATCGAGCGCCGCAAACCTTCCTCGAAGCTCACTCGCGGCTCGTAGCGCAGCAATTGCCGAGCGAGCGTAATATCGGCAAGACTTTCGCGCACATCGCCGGGCCGCGGCGGGGCGAATTGCGGCTTGGCCGGCGTGCCGAGCAAGCGCGAGAGCACGTCGAGCAAGTCCAAGAGCGTCACGCTTCGCCCCGCGGCCAGATTGATCACGCGCCCCGACACGCCCGGCGCTTCTGCTGCCAACAAATTGCCGGCCACGACATCCCCGACAAATGTGAAATCGCGCGATTGCAGGCCATCGCCGAACACGGTGGGCTGCTTGCCCGATAGCAGGATCGTGATGAACTTCGGTATGACGGCCGAGTATTCGCTGTTGGGATCTTGCCGCGGGCCGAACACGTTGAAATAGCGGAGCGTAACGGTTTCGATCTTTCGCATCGCCGCATACGCATGGCAATAGAGTTCGGCGGCGATTTTTGCGGCCCCGTAAGGCGAGATCGGCAGCGGCAGATCGGTTTCGCGCTTCGAGGTCGACGGCTGATCGCCGTAGGCGCTGCTCGAGCCGGCGTAGACGATTCGCCGCACATTCGCTCGGCTGGCCGCGTCCAAGAGCGCAAGCGTCCCGCTGACGCACGCGGCATTCGTCTCCAACGGCCGTTCGACGCTTCGCGGCACCGACGCCAGCGCGGCTTCGTGAAAGATGCAATCCACTCCGGCAACGGCTCGGCCGAGGGCGGCCTCGTCGTTCAAGTCGGCCTCGATGAATTCAATCCGATCGCGCACCGTGGCGAGATTGGAAAGCTTGCCGGTCGACAGATTATCGAGCACGCGCACGCGGTCGCCGCGCTGAACCAAAGCTTCGGCGACATGCGACCCGATAAAACCCGCCCCGCCGGTCACGAGAACATTTCGCATGGAAAAAATGATGGGCCAGGGGTGGGGAGAATCAGGACCAAGATGGTTGGCCGAAGCGGAGTTTTTGTAGCAACCGACAAACCGTGGGGCAAACGCCGCCACGCAAGTGTAGCACACGCCCACCGGCCGCGCGCTCGCTTCCCCCTGTGCCCATGTGGGAGTGCCGCAGCAGCGGGCCCTGGTATCGCCAATGCCAACATTCAAAGGCTGATGAATAATTCCGATTGCAGGAGTGCTATTGCAATTTCTTCGTGCCCAGGCACCAGAGAAAGTGGTTGCTGCGGATGAACATCCTGCCGTCAGCCATTGCGGGGGTGGCGTCAGCCCCATCGCTCAATTCGCACAGCGCGATCTGGCGAAAAGTTCGTTCGGCCGCAACGACGAGCGTCGTTCCATCCCGACCCATGCAATAGACGCGGTCGCCACTGCCGACGAGCGAGGCGTAAGCCCCCGGTGCCCGCTGCTTCCATTGCTGCTCGCCCGTCGTTGCATCCAGGCAGACCAGCGATCCGGGTGTGACCGCCATGAATAAAAGGCCGTGCGTGACCAGCGGGCTCGATGTCTCGCTCAATCCTTTTTTGTATTGCCAGAGCAACTTCGGATTTGTGGCGCCTCCATAGCACATCAGGCTCGACCCGACGTTCAGAAGGTACAAGCGATTGTCGGCCCAAGTCGGGGATGGCGCGACTTGGCCGGTGACGCCGTCCAGATCCCACACGACCTGTCCCTTTTTGTCGAATCCGGTGATAGACCCATTTGCATTGGCGACCCAGATCGGCGACCCGTCGGCTTCTGGGATCACGATTGGCGACGACCACGATGCGCCGCGCGAGCGTTGGCGTTCCCAGATCGTCTTTCCGGACGTGCCGTCCAGACACAGCACCTTGCCATTCTCCTGCCAGTCAAGCTGGATGAACACCATCTTATTCCATATCGCAGGCGACGAAGCATGGCCGTATCCAATCACCGGGCGTTGAAGAAAGTTCTTCCATCGCAATTTGCCGTCGTGGGAAAAACAGGCCAGATCTCCGGTTCCGAACAGGGCGCAGACTCCATCGGCATCGCATGCGGGCGTCGGAAGAGCAAGCGCCGAATCGGCAACCGACGGCAGCGCCTCGCCGCCTCCGCCATCCGGAACCACTTGGCGCCAAAGTTGTCTCCCATTTTCGGTATCGAACGCAACGACCGCACGCTCATCGTGATTCGCTTCCGTGATGTAGATGTGATTCCTCCAGACGACCGGCGAACTTGTGCATGACGTCGCCAGCGGTGTTTTCCAGACCACGCCGCGAGCGGTGCTGCCGTCCCAATCGAGCGGCGCGTTGTTCCAACTCGACACGCCGCACCTGGGACCGCGAAAACAGCTCCAGTCGCTCCCGGCGGCCTTCGTTGGGGGCGCCGCCGGCACCACTGACGCCGGGCTCTTCGCGGCGGTTCGCCCGCCGTCATTGAAACTGGTTGCTGCCGGCGCAGGCGCGCGGCTGGAATCGGCGGTTTGTTCGGCCGGCGGCGCGCCCGAGCAAACGACGACCATCGCAAACGCGAGCATCCAGGAGAAAGCAGGTGTTGCCATCGTCGTAATTTGGAATGAAGCACGCGACGCGGTTTGCATCCGTAGCTCGCTGCGCTCAGGAATTTTCAAATCGCCGCTTTAGAGAAACATCGGAGGGCCGCCACCCTCACGGAGGCAATCGGCGGCCCTCGAAAATATATCCGGGCTCAGGAGTTTCTTACGCCATTCAGTCGGCCAAGGTCAGAGCCGGGTCGCCGAACAACACCAGGGAAGGCGCGTCGATCTCGATGCAATTATTCGAGTCTTTGCTCGACTGATCCGCGCTTTGCTTGGGCGCCCAACGCTGATATGCCTGCCATTTGGCTTCCAGCAGCGCCTCGCCAACGGTCATCTTCTTCATGAGGAAATTGTCCCAGAATAGAATTGCTTGATCCGCCCCGACGCCCTTGGGCGCATAGCGCCAAAAGCAGATCGACTGGCATTTGTTGGGCGCCATGTAGGCGATCAAACCGGCGTGAATCGCCGCGGGGGGCAGGTATTCCGCGTTCGTCCGGAAATTGGCGTTCACCGTTCCGACGTTGCACCCGATTACGTAGGCGACCGTTGGCGCCTTGAAGTTCAATCGCTTGCGGTACTCGGCCCCGGTTGCCAGATAGTTTTTCAGATCCTTGCCGGTTCTTCCCGATTCGATCCGCAGATAAGGCGGATCGCCGTGCGCGACATACTGAACGAATCCATAGTCGCTTGTGGAATGGAACAGGTCGGGCGCCTTCAGGCCAGTGCTTTGCGGATTGGTTTCATCCCTGGGAAAGACATAGCTCGCGGCCAAGCCGGCCTTGGCAAATTCGTGTGCCACTTCGCCTGCTGGATGAAACGGCTCGTGCGGAGAGGCATCAGGACCACCCTCGTCGGGCTGATTCAGGCGGTGCCCGTCGAGCACGATCGCCCTTTTCTCCCATCCCTGCGGCGCCAGGCTAGCGTACCGACCGCCTGGCAAATACTGCTTGCGGAAAAACGTTTTGACAAGCATCAGCGACGCGTCATGAATGTTGTCGGCCATGATGCGCCCGACGGCCAGGTCCGGCTTGACGAAATGCGTGAAATCCACGTCAGCCCGGAGCGTGGCGTAAGGCGTGTCCGAAGGCACATAATCGATGGAAAGGCTCCAAAACGTATATTTCGCGTGCAGATCGATGTAGTAATGCGGCAGCGCCTTGGAACCGCCCACCATCGCCAGGAAGCGCGGTTTCTGGCCGTTGCTAATCAGATATTTGGCCGCCGCGCGGCAATCGGCTTTGAGCCGCTTCATCACCGGCATCACCGACGCCAGTTTTTCCGCGTCGGCTTGATCGCCCAGGCTCACGCCCAGATCATTCAGCTTCTGCCGATCACCCGTGTAGTTGCCCGTCTGCACGATCGCGTGGCGATAGGCCGCCAAGGGCGCGCTGGCCAGCGACAGATACGGCCATTGCACGTTTGGATCGAGTTTATCGGCGGTGTCGGTGGGATTGGTGGCGATCACGTAATCGCAGGGAATTTTCAATTCGTTCATGAGTCTCAACTGAAATTTCCAGACCGCCTCCTTGCCGTCGAGCGCCACGACTTCCACATTCGGAATTTTAATGCTGCCGACCACGACGGCTTTCGTCGTGCCCAGGGCTTTGAGTGTGGCCGCGTCGGGATTCACCAGGATCGGCGCTGAAAGCAGAGAAGCGCTCGGCACGATCCAAAGCGCGTGCTCGTAATCCGCGACGGCGAAGACGGTTTCCGCCTTTTTCCAATATTTTCGGGCGATTGCCGCTGTGGCCGCCTGGGCATCGGGGCCGAAGTCTTTCACCGACGCGGAGGTGGCAGGAATTGCCACCTCGGGGTTTGAAGTTCCGTCGTCAAGGATGAGAGGAACGGACCCGCCGTGATTATAAAACACTGGCGTGATGCAGGCCGCCGTCAATGTCTGCCACTGCTGGCGGTCGAGCCTAAGCACCAGCGCCTTGGCCGGCGGCGCGAAGTCGGCTTCGGCGTGGACGGCTACGGTTTCAGCGACTGCGACGCGGACTCCGGCAAGAGCGGTGCCGGCAACGCATACGAGTGCGAGGTACAAACGGTAGCGATTCTTCATGGAAAACTCCGGGAGAATGAACGGATTTGTTCGGCTGGCGAGTGGTCGACGCCGTGCGAGCCCATTCGACGCGGTGGGGAAACTGGCTGCGTTGGTCTAGTTCGATCGGCGGTCTCGTTCGTGCCACGCCGATACCGTCAGCCCGGAGCAGCAAAGTATAATTGGATGCGACGGTGCTTTTCCATTTGGCGACGTCGTGCGAATTCGGTCCCGCTCGATGATGAAATCTGTAGCCGTTGTGCCGACGCCGCGCGGGCGCTATGCGATCCCGCACTTCCATCGTAAGATGAGAAGCGATCGCCGGAGTTCCGTTCGCAAGGAGAGGTTTGCAACCCGCCTCCCGTGGCAATATTTCAGCGATGCTTTCTCGACACCAATTTTCGAGGCTCATTTCGTAAGCCTCGATGCATTTGCGATTTCGACCGCCGCAACCTTCTTTGGATGGAGTAATCATGGGAATGACCGTGACCCTCGACCGGATGATTCACACGATCGCCACCCACGACGGATTGGGAAAGGAACTCGATCTCGGGGAATGCGCCAATGCGGGTGGAGATCTCAGTCCGATCGACGTTTTGGCAATGAGCCTGGCGTCGTGCGTCTTGCTTGTTATGGCCAAAGCAGCACGGGCCAAAGCGATTGATCTGACCGGCGCCTGGGCAGCGGTTTCCGACGATGTAAAAGAGTATAAGATCAAGTCTATCACCGTGACAATCCATTCTCCGCAATCTCCGTCGGAGACAGACCGCTCATTTCTGGAAAAGGAAAGTCACGCGTGTCCGGTTTATCTGGCCGTTCAGGACAATATCAACGTGAATCTGACGTTTGCGTGGGGCTGCGAGGCCGCGCGGCCGGCGAATTGCCGACCCGCCCCGCAAGCGGCGGCGTGCGCTCAAACCACGAATTGAGCCTGACTTGAAGCAGGACATGAGTATCCGAAACGTGAGAATTGTGGCTTCCGAGGACTCGTCAAAACGCTTTGGTTTAACGCGGTCATCCATGCCGTGGTGCGGGAGGTTCCGGAAGGAGCAAGTTCGGACATGTCCGCTATTCCAGATGATGCCGCTGGTCTTCGACGCACAGATCGGGGGCTGAAATTGATTGAAAATGCTAATCCGCGGAGGAGTCGCACGTGAACGCTCGCATCGTCGCTCGCTCGTTTGTGGTCGTAATGGGTCTTCTGGTTTTCGGGTTCGCCTCGCAGTTGCTTGCCGGCGAACCAGGCAACCTCGTCGTCGATGGCGGCTTCGAACAAACGATGTCTCCCAACCAGTTC
This genomic stretch from Pirellulales bacterium harbors:
- the rplW gene encoding 50S ribosomal protein L23, with the translated sequence MTHQLTPAMHETAAEGKLHLVPHQIILRPLVTEKGVHRSTRHNAYAFEVNKLANKRDVHRAVEELFNVKVVRVNIQNRRGKPRRSRFHAGRTNDWKKAVVTLDSESRINFF
- the rplD gene encoding 50S ribosomal protein L4, translated to MASLTVYDRTGKEVGTYDIDPTDLAPRINKQLLHDAVVMYQSNLRLGTAQTKSRGMVAGTTKKMYRQKGTGNARAGSRRSGIRRGGGHIFAKSPRDWSYRLPRKALQLATRMALASKLRDGQITVVDELKFDAPKTRDMTAIIGALKHEGRSLLVATAAHDANVYKSARNIPNVSVVPVGDLNAWLVLRPSQLLVTKTALDKIKEQAKALNGARQAETESA
- the rplC gene encoding 50S ribosomal protein L3; the encoded protein is MTQIFDEAGAAIPVTVVEAGPCHVLQLRTKDRDGYEAVQLGYLDKPRRLASRAQRGQVARLDSKRAKAQAKAGVEPLAKADCEPKRFVGELRGPIEGFSVGQLLKVDIFKEITAVDVTGTSKGRGTSGVMRRHNFKGQRATHGVKKVHRHGGGTSMNTFPARVFKGKRMAGRYGNERTTNRNLKLVRIDSEHNLLLIRGAVPGPNGGYVFVKQSNKM
- the rpsJ gene encoding 30S ribosomal protein S10, whose protein sequence is MIRIRMEAYDHSVLDQSAAEIVDTAKRTNSEVHGPIPLPTRIERYTVLSSPHVDKKARQQFEIRTHKRLIDIVQATAKTIEALNKLSLPAGVDIKIKASGRH
- a CDS encoding SDR family oxidoreductase, yielding MRNVLVTGGAGFIGSHVAEALVQRGDRVRVLDNLSTGKLSNLATVRDRIEFIEADLNDEAALGRAVAGVDCIFHEAALASVPRSVERPLETNAACVSGTLALLDAASRANVRRIVYAGSSSAYGDQPSTSKRETDLPLPISPYGAAKIAAELYCHAYAAMRKIETVTLRYFNVFGPRQDPNSEYSAVIPKFITILLSGKQPTVFGDGLQSRDFTFVGDVVAGNLLAAEAPGVSGRVINLAAGRSVTLLDLLDVLSRLLGTPAKPQFAPPRPGDVRESLADITLARQLLRYEPRVSFEEGLRRSIDYYQSEFLKVAK
- a CDS encoding PQQ-binding-like beta-propeller repeat protein — protein: MATPAFSWMLAFAMVVVCSGAPPAEQTADSSRAPAPAATSFNDGGRTAAKSPASVVPAAPPTKAAGSDWSCFRGPRCGVSSWNNAPLDWDGSTARGVVWKTPLATSCTSSPVVWRNHIYITEANHDERAVVAFDTENGRQLWRQVVPDGGGGEALPSVADSALALPTPACDADGVCALFGTGDLACFSHDGKLRWKNFLQRPVIGYGHASSPAIWNKMVFIQLDWQENGKVLCLDGTSGKTIWERQRSRGASWSSPIVIPEADGSPIWVANANGSITGFDKKGQVVWDLDGVTGQVAPSPTWADNRLYLLNVGSSLMCYGGATNPKLLWQYKKGLSETSSPLVTHGLLFMAVTPGSLVCLDATTGEQQWKQRAPGAYASLVGSGDRVYCMGRDGTTLVVAAERTFRQIALCELSDGADATPAMADGRMFIRSNHFLWCLGTKKLQ
- a CDS encoding C25 family cysteine peptidase codes for the protein MKNRYRLYLALVCVAGTALAGVRVAVAETVAVHAEADFAPPAKALVLRLDRQQWQTLTAACITPVFYNHGGSVPLILDDGTSNPEVAIPATSASVKDFGPDAQAATAAIARKYWKKAETVFAVADYEHALWIVPSASLLSAPILVNPDAATLKALGTTKAVVVGSIKIPNVEVVALDGKEAVWKFQLRLMNELKIPCDYVIATNPTDTADKLDPNVQWPYLSLASAPLAAYRHAIVQTGNYTGDRQKLNDLGVSLGDQADAEKLASVMPVMKRLKADCRAAAKYLISNGQKPRFLAMVGGSKALPHYYIDLHAKYTFWSLSIDYVPSDTPYATLRADVDFTHFVKPDLAVGRIMADNIHDASLMLVKTFFRKQYLPGGRYASLAPQGWEKRAIVLDGHRLNQPDEGGPDASPHEPFHPAGEVAHEFAKAGLAASYVFPRDETNPQSTGLKAPDLFHSTSDYGFVQYVAHGDPPYLRIESGRTGKDLKNYLATGAEYRKRLNFKAPTVAYVIGCNVGTVNANFRTNAEYLPPAAIHAGLIAYMAPNKCQSICFWRYAPKGVGADQAILFWDNFLMKKMTVGEALLEAKWQAYQRWAPKQSADQSSKDSNNCIEIDAPSLVLFGDPALTLAD
- a CDS encoding OsmC family protein, producing the protein MGMTVTLDRMIHTIATHDGLGKELDLGECANAGGDLSPIDVLAMSLASCVLLVMAKAARAKAIDLTGAWAAVSDDVKEYKIKSITVTIHSPQSPSETDRSFLEKESHACPVYLAVQDNINVNLTFAWGCEAARPANCRPAPQAAACAQTTN